Proteins found in one Paenibacillus borealis genomic segment:
- a CDS encoding ABC transporter permease, producing the protein MKQNSAFMRERVLPLFVWIFGLLVIWEAVSWWLLNVAKTPLAQSKLPYVHEVASTLWKYSGTLLKEGGATFGNAGVGFLIGALAGVILAVLMSLSKTIEQLAFPYAIASQMIPILGLAPIIYGIVRDEQVSRIIISGYITFFPVALNMLRGLRSVDLSALELMHSYAVKPWAVYWKLRFPAALPGLFSGLKIAAPLAVTGAILVELMGAQHGIGVIMLRNLYYGPSHTYMFWSTVLVGALLGMASYWLMSLAERLVAPWQPEFRPKGGSR; encoded by the coding sequence ATGAAGCAGAACAGTGCGTTTATGCGGGAGCGCGTGCTGCCGCTGTTCGTCTGGATCTTTGGTTTGCTGGTAATCTGGGAGGCTGTCTCATGGTGGCTGCTTAATGTAGCGAAGACGCCGCTGGCCCAGTCCAAGCTGCCCTATGTCCATGAAGTGGCCTCAACCCTCTGGAAGTATAGCGGGACGCTCCTGAAAGAGGGAGGGGCCACCTTCGGCAACGCCGGTGTCGGATTTCTGATCGGAGCGCTGGCTGGGGTCATTCTGGCAGTGCTGATGAGCCTGTCGAAGACAATAGAACAGCTTGCCTTCCCCTATGCCATCGCTTCGCAGATGATTCCCATCCTTGGGCTGGCGCCGATTATCTATGGCATTGTACGCGACGAGCAGGTGTCGCGGATTATCATATCCGGGTACATTACCTTTTTTCCGGTGGCACTTAATATGCTGCGCGGACTGCGCAGTGTCGATCTATCCGCACTGGAGCTGATGCATTCCTATGCCGTGAAGCCTTGGGCTGTATACTGGAAGCTGCGTTTCCCCGCAGCGCTGCCGGGTCTGTTCAGCGGCCTGAAGATTGCTGCACCGCTGGCTGTAACGGGTGCTATTCTCGTTGAGCTGATGGGTGCGCAGCACGGTATCGGTGTAATTATGCTTCGCAATCTCTACTATGGCCCTTCTCATACGTATATGTTCTGGTCCACCGTGCTGGTCGGAGCCCTGCTCGGCATGGCAAGCTATTGGCTGATGAGCCTGGCCGAACGTCTGGTGGCGCCGTGGCAGCCGGAATTCCGTCCCAAAGGAGGGAGCCGCTGA
- a CDS encoding ABC transporter substrate-binding protein, with protein MKGKKRKFRGGLMMAAVIMVISLLAGCGGNNNNAPAAEATAGNAAAASPEAAATTAPAADPVTVKLQLKWVPQAQFAGYFLAQDKGYYAEEGLNVEILPGGPDIVPEQQVAGGSADIGVDWVASLLTSQEQEMPLVQIAQIFQKSGLVLVSKKDAGISTPADLKGKKVGNWMGGNEFEILALFDKYKLNSNKDLNFTKQGFTMDQFLGGEIDAASAMTYNEYQVVLESGIKAEDLNVIDMNDEGVAMLEDNLFANKEWLEANKETAAKFVRASLKGWADAIADPEAAVDSVMKLAEEGSTTREHQLTMMTEVAKLIQPEGFDASKLGYTDAAAFQQTADIALKFGVIKTASDVNAAYTNEIVEMAAK; from the coding sequence ATGAAGGGTAAAAAAAGAAAATTTCGTGGCGGGTTAATGATGGCGGCGGTCATTATGGTGATCTCTTTACTGGCGGGCTGCGGCGGCAACAACAATAATGCTCCGGCGGCAGAGGCGACAGCGGGCAATGCGGCTGCGGCTTCACCGGAAGCGGCGGCAACTACAGCGCCGGCGGCTGATCCGGTTACAGTGAAATTACAGCTTAAGTGGGTGCCTCAGGCACAGTTCGCCGGATACTTCCTGGCCCAGGACAAAGGGTATTATGCCGAGGAGGGGCTGAATGTTGAGATTCTGCCCGGCGGGCCGGATATCGTACCTGAGCAGCAGGTGGCCGGCGGTTCCGCTGACATCGGCGTGGACTGGGTAGCGAGTCTGCTGACCAGCCAGGAGCAGGAAATGCCGCTGGTGCAGATCGCCCAGATCTTCCAGAAGAGCGGCCTGGTGCTGGTATCCAAGAAGGATGCGGGAATCAGTACACCGGCAGACCTGAAGGGCAAGAAGGTTGGCAACTGGATGGGCGGTAACGAGTTCGAAATTCTGGCACTATTTGATAAATACAAACTGAATTCTAATAAGGATCTGAACTTCACCAAGCAGGGCTTCACCATGGACCAATTCCTCGGCGGTGAGATCGATGCGGCATCGGCTATGACCTACAATGAATATCAGGTGGTGCTGGAATCGGGTATCAAGGCAGAGGATCTGAACGTGATTGACATGAACGATGAAGGTGTGGCGATGCTCGAAGACAACCTGTTTGCCAACAAGGAATGGCTGGAAGCCAATAAAGAAACGGCGGCCAAGTTCGTCCGTGCTTCCCTGAAAGGCTGGGCTGATGCCATTGCCGATCCTGAAGCGGCAGTAGACAGCGTAATGAAGCTTGCGGAAGAAGGCAGCACAACCCGCGAACATCAGCTGACGATGATGACTGAAGTTGCCAAGCTGATTCAGCCGGAGGGCTTCGATGCTTCCAAGCTGGGTTATACGGATGCAGCGGCATTCCAGCAGACAGCTGATATTGCGCTCAAGTTCGGTGTTATCAAGACGGCATCTGATGTGAATGCAGCCTATACGAACGAAATTGTCGAGATGGCGGCAAAATAA
- a CDS encoding ABC transporter permease: MESSPVRDATFIASAGKEADSAPIPAANNRISSDPGRPESPRRPLRWLNPGIILPLFAGVLFLLLWEYQVFHRIFDLKKYQLPLPSAIAEAMRDNFSLLLSYTGYTLTEAVLGMLIGSACGFLIALAATAWPRWGGGSLTMVAALNAVPIVALAPIMNLWFGDGIGSRAAIVTATTMAAMAINAYKGMAAVDPLALDLMHSYAAGKPAVFRYLRIQNSLPYVFTALKINATASMIGAIVGEFFFSSRGLGYLLSNSIKVAKMPLGWSCIVLAAIAGVIFYLVVERLEKAFIKWHPSQRA, encoded by the coding sequence ATGGAGAGCAGTCCTGTCCGAGACGCAACGTTTATTGCTTCTGCCGGCAAAGAGGCGGATTCAGCTCCTATCCCGGCAGCTAACAACCGTATTTCGTCAGATCCGGGGAGGCCGGAGAGTCCGCGCCGCCCCTTGCGCTGGCTGAATCCCGGAATCATTCTCCCCCTCTTTGCCGGGGTGCTGTTCCTGCTGTTATGGGAATATCAAGTATTTCACAGAATCTTCGATCTGAAGAAATATCAGCTGCCGCTGCCCTCAGCAATAGCGGAAGCTATGCGGGACAACTTCAGCCTGCTGCTCTCTTATACCGGATATACCCTCACTGAAGCTGTCCTTGGCATGCTGATCGGTTCAGCCTGCGGCTTCCTTATTGCTCTGGCCGCAACGGCCTGGCCACGCTGGGGCGGAGGAAGCCTGACCATGGTGGCTGCACTGAACGCGGTGCCGATCGTGGCGCTTGCTCCGATTATGAACCTGTGGTTCGGTGACGGCATCGGCTCGCGGGCTGCTATTGTTACCGCGACCACGATGGCGGCCATGGCCATCAATGCCTACAAGGGCATGGCGGCTGTTGATCCGCTGGCGCTGGATCTGATGCATTCCTATGCGGCAGGCAAACCGGCAGTATTCCGCTATCTGCGGATTCAGAACAGCTTGCCGTATGTATTCACCGCACTGAAGATCAATGCTACGGCGAGTATGATCGGGGCTATTGTCGGGGAGTTCTTCTTCTCCTCGCGGGGGCTTGGTTATCTGCTCTCCAACTCCATCAAGGTGGCCAAAATGCCGCTGGGCTGGTCCTGTATAGTGCTGGCAGCCATTGCCGGCGTCATCTTTTACCTGGTCGTGGAACGGCTGGAGAAGGCATTCATCAAGTGGCATCCCTCCCAGCGTGCGTAA
- a CDS encoding alpha-amylase, translated as MKRNHTMMQFFEWHVAADGEHWKRLAQMAPELKAAGIDSVWVPPVTKAVSAEDTGYGVYDLYDLGEFDQKGTVRTKYGTKQELVDAIAECLKNGIAVYVDLVMNHKAGADETEVFEVIEVDPNDRNKDISQPFEIEGWTKFDFPGRGDEYSSFKWNHTHFNGTDFDAKAGRNGVFRIDGTNKGWNQNVDDEFGNYDYLMFANIDYSNEDVKNEMLNWGKWLVDTLQCSGYRLDAIKHINHEFIKEFAAEMKKKRGEDFYIVGEFWNSNLEACREFLNTVDYQIDLFDVSLHYKLYSAALGGRDFDLTHIFDDTLVQTHPANAVTFVDNHDSQPHEALESWVGDWFKQSAYALILLRRDGYPVVFYGDYYGIGGPAPVEGKKDAIDPLLCARYNKAYGEQDDYFDHPNTIGWMRRGVPEIEGSGCAVVISNGDNGEKRMFAGEERGGEVWEDLTGNRQETVTIGEDGWAVFPVNGGSVSVWALPDPEPEDDCVKE; from the coding sequence ATGAAGAGAAATCATACAATGATGCAATTTTTTGAATGGCATGTTGCCGCAGACGGAGAGCACTGGAAACGCCTCGCCCAAATGGCCCCTGAACTGAAGGCCGCCGGAATCGATTCCGTATGGGTCCCACCTGTAACCAAGGCTGTCTCCGCCGAAGATACCGGTTACGGCGTATACGATTTATATGATTTGGGCGAATTTGATCAAAAGGGTACCGTGCGCACGAAATACGGTACAAAGCAGGAGCTGGTCGATGCGATTGCCGAGTGTCTGAAGAACGGCATCGCCGTCTACGTGGATCTGGTCATGAATCATAAGGCCGGAGCGGATGAGACAGAGGTCTTTGAGGTCATCGAAGTTGATCCTAACGACCGTAATAAGGATATTTCCCAGCCATTTGAGATTGAAGGCTGGACCAAGTTTGATTTCCCGGGGCGCGGGGATGAATATTCCAGCTTCAAGTGGAACCATACCCACTTCAACGGCACGGATTTCGATGCCAAGGCAGGCCGGAACGGTGTATTCCGGATTGACGGCACGAATAAGGGCTGGAATCAGAACGTAGATGACGAATTCGGCAACTATGACTATCTGATGTTCGCCAACATTGATTACAGCAATGAAGACGTGAAGAACGAAATGCTGAACTGGGGCAAATGGCTGGTCGATACCCTGCAGTGCAGCGGCTACCGCCTGGATGCCATTAAGCATATCAACCATGAATTCATCAAGGAATTTGCGGCGGAGATGAAAAAGAAACGCGGCGAAGACTTCTACATTGTCGGCGAATTCTGGAACTCCAATCTGGAAGCCTGCCGCGAATTCCTGAACACAGTCGATTACCAGATTGATCTGTTCGATGTGTCGCTGCACTACAAGCTTTACTCGGCTGCGCTGGGGGGCAGGGATTTCGATCTGACGCATATCTTCGACGATACGCTGGTCCAGACGCATCCGGCCAATGCCGTCACCTTCGTCGACAACCATGACTCCCAGCCGCATGAGGCGCTGGAATCATGGGTCGGCGACTGGTTCAAGCAGAGCGCCTATGCCCTGATCCTGCTGCGGAGAGACGGATATCCCGTCGTCTTCTACGGGGACTATTACGGTATCGGCGGACCAGCCCCGGTGGAGGGCAAGAAGGACGCTATCGATCCTCTGCTCTGCGCCCGCTATAACAAAGCCTACGGTGAACAGGATGATTACTTCGACCATCCCAACACCATCGGCTGGATGCGGCGCGGCGTTCCGGAGATCGAAGGCTCCGGCTGCGCCGTAGTGATCTCGAACGGGGACAACGGAGAGAAGCGGATGTTCGCCGGCGAAGAGCGCGGCGGGGAAGTATGGGAGGATCTGACCGGTAACCGCCAGGAGACTGTCACGATCGGAGAAGACGGCTGGGCGGTATTCCCGGTTAATGGCGGAAGCGTCTCGGTCTGGGCTCTGCCTGATCCGGAGCCGGAGGACGATTGCGTGAAAGAGTGA
- a CDS encoding histidine kinase N-terminal 7TM domain-containing diguanylate cyclase, with translation MESMISNYIVIVSISGVLSALLALFAYYRKTDFSGLKAFIVSSAASAIYTFGFALELSGNSLQEIGLWIKVEYLGMPYIAPSSMLMIMHFVGLERLISKKLLTVLYSVPLISTVLVWTNESHHLFYQSIHFREGAPAPLVDIVMGPWYIVQGSLTFGCMLAGMCLILWRWNRMKRAYLRQMLIIFIGQFLPALGAFLYLMDATPYGMDPVPVIMSVTSTLYIWAILSRGMLTAAPIARENLFESMRDGVLVMDLSDKLVDYNRAAAEMLQDLDASAIGRPLAQLFLPAGREAVDYVMNSNPRDSEEQELVWNTDEGVRYYQIRSSPVQKHDGHLAGRMIMLIDVTERTLLQEKLLQLATIDSLTGIYNRTHFMELSRSLLEEAAERSAPFSIILLDIDFFKSINDRYGHQYGDMALQHVVAVCNRHVREEDIFGRYGGEEFVLCLPDTPLKQAAVISEKIRGDIERSAFYTLSGSINVTASFGVVEAFRSNISLEELLSEADHALYTSKRNGRNAVHLSSGSAITHFKPV, from the coding sequence ATGGAGTCCATGATTTCCAACTATATAGTCATCGTCTCTATTTCAGGTGTGCTGAGCGCATTACTCGCATTGTTCGCCTATTATAGGAAGACGGATTTTTCCGGACTAAAAGCATTTATTGTAAGCTCAGCTGCTTCGGCGATATATACTTTCGGGTTCGCGCTGGAACTCTCCGGCAACTCCCTGCAGGAAATAGGGCTATGGATTAAGGTGGAGTATCTCGGTATGCCTTACATAGCTCCCTCCAGTATGCTTATGATTATGCATTTTGTAGGTCTGGAACGGCTGATTTCCAAAAAACTGCTGACCGTCCTGTATTCCGTGCCCCTGATCTCTACCGTGCTCGTATGGACCAATGAGTCCCACCACCTGTTCTATCAGTCCATCCACTTCCGGGAAGGTGCACCCGCGCCTCTGGTGGATATCGTTATGGGCCCCTGGTATATCGTGCAGGGCAGCCTGACTTTCGGCTGCATGCTGGCCGGGATGTGCCTGATTCTCTGGCGGTGGAACCGGATGAAGCGGGCCTACCTCCGGCAGATGCTGATCATCTTCATCGGGCAGTTTCTGCCCGCACTGGGTGCGTTCCTCTATCTGATGGACGCGACCCCGTATGGCATGGACCCTGTGCCCGTAATCATGAGTGTAACGTCCACCCTGTATATATGGGCTATTCTCTCCCGGGGCATGCTTACCGCTGCGCCCATTGCCCGCGAGAATCTGTTCGAGAGCATGCGCGACGGCGTGCTCGTCATGGACCTCTCCGACAAGCTCGTGGACTATAACCGGGCGGCTGCGGAGATGCTGCAGGATCTGGATGCTTCTGCAATCGGCAGGCCGCTGGCCCAGCTGTTCCTTCCAGCCGGCAGGGAAGCGGTCGATTATGTGATGAATTCCAATCCCCGGGACAGCGAGGAGCAGGAGCTTGTCTGGAATACAGATGAGGGTGTCCGTTATTACCAGATCCGCTCCTCTCCGGTGCAGAAGCATGACGGGCATCTTGCCGGACGGATGATCATGCTCATTGATGTCACGGAACGCACGCTGCTCCAGGAGAAGCTGCTGCAGCTTGCCACCATCGACAGTCTTACCGGTATTTACAACCGGACGCATTTCATGGAACTGAGCCGGAGTCTGCTCGAGGAAGCGGCCGAACGGTCCGCCCCCTTTTCAATCATCCTGCTGGATATTGATTTCTTCAAAAGCATCAATGACCGGTACGGACATCAATATGGAGATATGGCCCTGCAGCATGTAGTGGCTGTGTGCAACCGGCATGTGCGGGAAGAGGATATCTTCGGCCGCTATGGAGGCGAGGAATTCGTCTTATGTCTGCCGGACACCCCTTTGAAACAGGCGGCAGTCATCTCGGAGAAGATCCGCGGGGATATCGAGCGGAGTGCTTTCTACACGCTGTCAGGCTCCATCAATGTAACGGCAAGCTTCGGCGTAGTGGAAGCATTCCGCAGTAACATATCGCTGGAAGAGCTGCTCTCCGAGGCTGATCACGCACTCTACACCTCCAAGCGGAACGGCCGCAATGCCGTCCACCTGTCCAGCGGGTCCGCTATAACGCATTTCAAGCCAGTATAA
- a CDS encoding ABC transporter ATP-binding protein gives MSLVATKIPEIQLESVEMRYKTETADVLALHQVSLDIAKGEFVSLLGPSGCGKTTLLRLMADLITPTAGNIMVAGKTAKEARLAQKYGIVFQSPVLYDWRKVKHNITLPLELMGVKKSVREDKALELLDLVGLQGFADKYPWQLSGGMQQRVAIARALSMEPEILLMDEPFSALDEFTRERLNEELLSVWSKVQSTIVFVTHSIPESIFLSDRVFVLSPHPGRLSAIVDIPLPRPRTAEMRNSPEFFELIARIRDSFEGV, from the coding sequence ATGTCATTAGTAGCGACAAAAATTCCTGAAATACAGCTGGAGAGCGTCGAGATGCGTTATAAGACGGAAACGGCTGACGTGCTTGCGCTGCATCAGGTAAGCCTTGATATTGCCAAAGGAGAGTTCGTGTCCCTGCTGGGGCCCTCCGGATGCGGTAAAACTACACTCTTGAGACTGATGGCAGATCTTATAACACCAACTGCCGGTAATATTATGGTGGCCGGAAAGACGGCAAAGGAAGCGCGGCTGGCGCAGAAGTATGGGATTGTCTTTCAGAGTCCCGTGCTGTACGACTGGCGGAAGGTCAAACATAATATTACGCTGCCGCTGGAGCTGATGGGCGTTAAGAAATCGGTCCGTGAGGATAAAGCACTGGAGCTGCTGGATCTCGTAGGGCTGCAGGGTTTCGCAGATAAGTACCCCTGGCAGCTGAGCGGAGGAATGCAGCAGCGTGTAGCCATCGCCAGAGCGCTCTCGATGGAGCCGGAAATTCTGCTCATGGATGAACCCTTCTCTGCGCTGGACGAATTTACCCGTGAACGCCTGAACGAAGAGCTTCTCTCCGTCTGGAGCAAAGTCCAGAGCACGATCGTATTCGTCACTCACAGCATCCCGGAATCCATTTTCCTGTCGGACAGAGTGTTCGTGCTATCTCCGCATCCCGGAAGATTGTCGGCGATTGTTGATATTCCGCTCCCGCGCCCGCGTACGGCGGAGATGAGAAACAGTCCGGAGTTTTTTGAACTGATCGCCCGCATCCGCGACAGCTTCGAAGGGGTGTAG
- a CDS encoding MBL fold metallo-hydrolase yields the protein MEHKFQELSRHILIMHAEHDTDRPILAAVTGSRRTLLMDAGNSPAHAELFRQELARRGWRQPDLLVLTHWHWDHSFGMTAWNVPVIAHEETAQALNRLGGLSGSDEELEHLVREGAISEGSAEHIRLEYGSPRVITVSTPDIIFNGSITVDLGGVTCELSHVGGDHSADSCVLHVIEDKVLFLGDALGPSVYGGPRRYSSTGFLKLLERIYGYKAALLVESHGVPMTEQEFRADLVPWERLARIVDVFGDNRERVLLELKAYLQLEELPPGLLRSVEYFLEGAR from the coding sequence ATGGAACATAAATTTCAGGAGCTAAGCCGGCATATTCTTATCATGCATGCGGAGCATGACACGGACCGCCCGATCCTGGCGGCTGTCACCGGCTCACGCCGGACATTGCTGATGGATGCGGGGAATTCCCCGGCCCATGCGGAGCTGTTCCGGCAAGAATTGGCAAGAAGGGGCTGGCGTCAGCCTGATCTGCTGGTATTGACGCATTGGCATTGGGATCATTCCTTCGGGATGACAGCCTGGAACGTCCCTGTGATTGCGCATGAAGAAACGGCGCAGGCACTTAACCGGCTCGGAGGGCTGAGCGGAAGTGATGAAGAGCTGGAGCACCTGGTTCGGGAGGGGGCCATCAGTGAGGGGAGTGCAGAGCATATCCGCCTGGAATATGGCTCCCCGCGGGTAATCACCGTGTCTACGCCGGATATTATATTTAACGGAAGCATTACAGTAGATCTGGGCGGAGTCACTTGTGAGCTAAGCCATGTGGGCGGTGATCATTCAGCCGATTCCTGCGTGCTGCATGTTATAGAAGATAAAGTTCTCTTCCTGGGAGATGCACTGGGACCGTCCGTATATGGCGGGCCGCGCCGTTACAGCAGTACCGGATTCCTCAAGCTGCTGGAGCGTATCTACGGCTATAAGGCTGCCCTGCTTGTAGAATCACATGGAGTACCAATGACGGAACAGGAATTCCGTGCAGACCTGGTCCCTTGGGAACGTCTTGCCCGGATCGTGGATGTCTTCGGAGATAACCGTGAACGGGTACTGCTGGAGCTTAAGGCGTATCTTCAGCTGGAGGAGCTGCCGCCGGGTTTATTGCGGAGTGTGGAATATTTCCTGGAGGGCGCAAGGTGA
- a CDS encoding DUF72 domain-containing protein, translating to MIKIGLTGFGDHEELYGKIKPADRLSAYSAYFSIVEIDSSFYAVQPVKNYVKWVNQTPEQFKFIVKAYQGMTGHLRNKKNYYDTPEEMYRAFHTSIAPVRAAGKLAMTLFQFPPWFDCTKDNVEFLREIKERMLDVPSAIEFRNDSWYSPELRSRTLQFLEQEGWIHTVADEPQAGSGSIPIVPVATSPDITYVRLHGRNTGGWNQSSHPDWRKLRYLYRYSTEELIEWQSRLLELEQSCREIYVVFNNNSAGDATPNAQELQSLLGIDGGLAPRQLDLFT from the coding sequence ATGATTAAGATCGGGCTTACCGGCTTCGGCGACCACGAGGAGCTGTATGGCAAAATCAAACCCGCCGACCGGCTTTCTGCATATAGCGCTTATTTTTCCATCGTTGAGATCGATAGTTCTTTCTATGCCGTACAGCCGGTCAAAAATTACGTGAAGTGGGTTAACCAGACGCCGGAGCAGTTCAAGTTCATCGTGAAGGCTTACCAGGGAATGACCGGACATCTCCGTAATAAAAAAAATTATTACGATACGCCGGAGGAGATGTACCGTGCTTTCCATACCTCCATCGCCCCTGTGCGTGCGGCAGGCAAGCTGGCTATGACGCTATTCCAATTCCCGCCCTGGTTCGACTGCACCAAGGACAATGTGGAATTCTTGCGCGAGATTAAGGAGAGAATGCTGGATGTACCTTCCGCCATCGAATTCCGCAACGATTCCTGGTACAGTCCTGAGCTGCGCAGCAGAACCCTGCAGTTCCTGGAGCAGGAGGGCTGGATTCATACGGTAGCCGATGAGCCGCAGGCTGGTTCAGGCTCAATCCCGATTGTACCTGTCGCTACTTCGCCGGATATCACCTATGTGCGGCTGCACGGCCGCAATACCGGAGGCTGGAACCAGAGCAGTCACCCTGATTGGCGCAAGCTGCGCTATCTATACCGTTACAGCACCGAAGAACTGATAGAGTGGCAGAGCCGTCTGCTTGAACTTGAGCAGAGCTGCCGTGAAATCTACGTAGTCTTCAATAATAATTCCGCCGGCGATGCTACCCCCAATGCGCAGGAGCTGCAGTCACTGCTTGGGATTGACGGCGGTTTGGCCCCGCGCCAGCTGGACTTATTCACCTGA
- a CDS encoding CoA-acylating methylmalonate-semialdehyde dehydrogenase encodes MSLLVGQAGKVKNYVNGAWVESSSGQEEEVFNPATGEVIAYVPISSREELDAAVQAASGAYQSWKRVAVPRRARYFFQYQQLLVQHWDELAELITLENGKSLEEALGEVQRGIECVEFAAGIPTLMMGSQLPDIATGVESGMYRYPLGVIGGIAPFNFPMMVPCWMFPLAIACGNTFVLKPSERTPLLVGRLAELFAEAGFPPGVLNVVHGAHEVVNGLLEHEEVKAISFVGSQPVAEYVYKQGTAHGKRVQALAGAKNHSIVLPDADLDNAVKNIISAAFGSAGERCMACSVVVVHETVADELVSRLTAAADGLKIGDGKEDGVFLGPVIRQSNKDRTIAYIETGLAEKAELVRDGRKDAAAAGGGYFLGPTIFDHVQTGMTIWRDEIFAPLLSVVRVKDLAEAIAVTNESPFANGACIYTDSAKAIREFREEIDAGMLGVNLGVPAPMAFFPFSGYKKSFYGDLHANGRDGVEFYTRKKMVTARY; translated from the coding sequence ATGTCTCTGCTCGTGGGGCAGGCCGGTAAAGTGAAGAACTATGTGAATGGCGCTTGGGTAGAATCCTCATCCGGGCAGGAAGAGGAAGTGTTCAATCCGGCTACGGGTGAGGTGATTGCTTATGTGCCGATCTCCAGCCGCGAAGAATTGGATGCTGCGGTCCAGGCGGCGTCTGGAGCATATCAGTCCTGGAAAAGAGTAGCCGTACCGCGCCGGGCGCGCTATTTCTTCCAGTACCAGCAGCTGCTGGTGCAGCACTGGGATGAGCTGGCGGAGCTGATCACGCTGGAGAACGGCAAAAGCCTGGAGGAAGCGCTGGGCGAGGTGCAGCGCGGCATCGAATGTGTGGAATTTGCCGCCGGCATTCCCACACTCATGATGGGCAGTCAGCTGCCGGACATCGCTACAGGTGTTGAGTCCGGGATGTACCGCTACCCGCTGGGGGTGATCGGCGGCATTGCCCCATTCAACTTCCCGATGATGGTGCCCTGCTGGATGTTTCCGCTGGCGATTGCCTGCGGCAATACCTTTGTGCTGAAGCCCTCCGAGCGGACACCGCTCCTGGTAGGCCGGCTGGCGGAGCTGTTCGCAGAGGCGGGCTTCCCTCCGGGTGTGCTGAATGTCGTGCACGGAGCACATGAGGTGGTGAACGGTCTGCTGGAACATGAAGAAGTGAAGGCGATTTCCTTCGTCGGCTCGCAGCCGGTGGCGGAATATGTATATAAGCAGGGCACGGCGCATGGCAAGCGGGTCCAGGCGCTGGCCGGAGCCAAGAACCATTCGATCGTGCTGCCTGATGCGGATCTAGACAACGCGGTGAAGAATATCATTTCCGCCGCCTTCGGCTCGGCGGGTGAGCGCTGTATGGCCTGCTCCGTAGTCGTGGTGCATGAGACGGTTGCCGATGAGCTGGTGAGCCGGCTGACTGCGGCAGCTGACGGGCTGAAGATCGGGGACGGCAAGGAGGATGGCGTGTTCCTGGGGCCGGTGATTCGGCAGTCGAACAAGGACCGGACGATTGCCTACATCGAGACAGGGCTTGCCGAGAAGGCTGAACTGGTGCGGGACGGCAGGAAGGACGCTGCGGCAGCAGGCGGCGGCTATTTCCTCGGCCCGACGATCTTTGACCATGTGCAGACAGGCATGACGATCTGGCGTGATGAAATCTTCGCGCCCCTGCTGTCTGTAGTGCGGGTTAAGGATCTGGCGGAGGCGATAGCCGTCACGAATGAGTCGCCTTTTGCCAATGGTGCCTGTATCTATACCGACAGCGCCAAGGCGATCCGCGAATTCCGCGAAGAGATTGATGCCGGGATGCTGGGAGTTAATCTGGGCGTGCCTGCCCCGATGGCGTTCTTCCCGTTCTCGGGCTACAAGAAGTCCTTCTATGGCGATCTGCATGCCAATGGCCGTGACGGTGTTGAATTCTACACCCGCAAGAAAATGGTCACCGCGCGTTATTAG
- a CDS encoding biotin transporter BioY — protein MKKWTTRGLIFSALFAAVMIALSYLKISLPFSTVPITMQTLAVMLAGSILGARYGTLAVLIVIGLAAAGFPVMGGSGGLAVLAGPTAGYIFSWPFVAWLIGFFAQRIKQDKYTFVKLLAANFIFGALLVYPGGVWWLAHSLGMDSLSKALTAGMWPFIPGDLTKAILCSAVVTAVWKVYPIDRILNSDTGVWADGEKSTISR, from the coding sequence ATGAAGAAATGGACGACCCGCGGCCTGATATTCAGTGCATTATTCGCTGCAGTCATGATAGCCCTGAGCTATTTGAAGATCTCGCTGCCTTTCTCCACAGTACCTATTACAATGCAGACCCTGGCTGTTATGCTGGCAGGTTCCATCCTGGGAGCACGCTACGGCACGCTCGCCGTGCTGATCGTGATCGGACTTGCTGCTGCCGGCTTCCCGGTGATGGGCGGAAGCGGCGGACTCGCGGTGCTGGCTGGCCCGACCGCAGGCTATATATTCTCCTGGCCGTTCGTAGCCTGGCTGATCGGCTTCTTCGCCCAGCGTATTAAGCAGGATAAATATACTTTTGTGAAGCTGCTTGCGGCCAACTTTATTTTCGGTGCGCTGCTTGTCTACCCGGGCGGTGTGTGGTGGCTAGCCCATTCCCTGGGTATGGACTCGCTGTCCAAGGCTCTGACCGCAGGGATGTGGCCGTTCATTCCGGGCGATCTGACCAAGGCAATCCTATGCTCAGCTGTAGTGACGGCAGTGTGGAAGGTATATCCGATCGACCGTATTTTAAACAGTGATACCGGTGTCTGGGCAGACGGGGAGAAGTCAACCATCAGCCGTTAA